One part of the Treponema sp. OMZ 787 genome encodes these proteins:
- a CDS encoding SGNH family hydrolase encodes MKLKEKIKKISGFFYRKHKGPSLYSANKSLLFFILCIFFFMLLLGKSLDDFSSKIKNPYAASVFKAAVKPVYELSEKLKLDNIIPSARILFLHHAGLDGLSDWDSFYYMDPAEIISQERLLALENIGEDFAKSHDEKTSINEFEKELETAQDGLPEGMTDSGSKPEDAAAFKQMADELESKLENLNTLLDRLKILEQLRISELEKLRLEQKELELKKEDASKEGDADSEKPDEPKKVYSYNAEKPLRILMIGDSQMHSLAAGFLRLTGQKSSIRVKEISVHSSGFIRSDYYNWPKKLKNVFEESKNEPYDIAVIFLGMNDYQNFYADNGKVLVKETEGWESAYRDKIKNHLDILFANTKKVYWLGMPIVRDKIYNAQLLYIEELHKKIASEYSSVLLNKFSLSSVAPGIGVPYTDTVKNAEGKKIRLMKDDGHHYTVSGGEYIMNPFLELIYKDWDVEPCTP; translated from the coding sequence ATGAAATTAAAAGAAAAAATAAAAAAAATAAGCGGTTTTTTTTATCGTAAACACAAGGGGCCATCCCTTTATTCCGCCAACAAAAGTCTTTTATTTTTTATTCTTTGTATTTTTTTCTTTATGCTTCTTTTAGGCAAATCCTTAGACGATTTTTCATCTAAAATAAAAAATCCTTATGCAGCCTCCGTCTTCAAGGCTGCCGTTAAGCCTGTGTATGAGCTTTCTGAAAAATTAAAACTTGATAACATCATTCCTTCTGCAAGGATTCTTTTCTTGCATCATGCAGGACTGGACGGATTAAGCGATTGGGATTCTTTTTATTACATGGATCCTGCAGAAATTATCAGTCAGGAAAGGCTTTTAGCCTTAGAAAATATCGGAGAAGATTTTGCTAAGTCTCATGATGAAAAAACTTCTATCAATGAGTTTGAAAAAGAATTGGAAACGGCTCAGGACGGTTTACCGGAAGGCATGACCGATTCCGGTTCAAAACCTGAAGATGCTGCGGCCTTTAAACAAATGGCAGACGAGCTTGAATCAAAGCTCGAAAATCTGAATACTCTTTTAGACAGATTAAAAATTCTCGAACAGCTGAGAATTTCGGAACTTGAAAAACTGAGGCTTGAGCAAAAAGAATTGGAGTTAAAAAAAGAAGATGCCTCTAAGGAAGGGGATGCTGATTCTGAAAAGCCTGATGAGCCTAAAAAGGTTTACTCTTATAATGCAGAAAAACCCTTGCGAATCTTAATGATTGGCGATTCTCAAATGCACAGTCTTGCGGCAGGTTTTTTAAGACTTACGGGACAAAAGTCTTCTATCAGAGTAAAAGAGATTTCGGTGCATTCTTCAGGCTTTATAAGAAGCGATTACTATAACTGGCCTAAAAAGCTAAAAAATGTCTTTGAAGAAAGCAAAAATGAACCCTACGATATTGCCGTCATTTTTTTAGGAATGAATGATTATCAAAATTTTTATGCAGACAACGGAAAAGTTCTTGTAAAAGAAACGGAAGGCTGGGAGTCTGCTTATCGGGATAAGATAAAAAATCATCTGGATATTTTATTTGCAAACACAAAAAAAGTGTATTGGCTGGGTATGCCTATTGTTCGGGATAAGATATACAATGCCCAGCTACTTTATATTGAAGAACTGCATAAAAAAATAGCATCAGAGTATTCGTCCGTCCTCCTAAACAAATTCTCCCTTAGCAGCGTGGCACCGGGAATAGGAGTTCCTTATACCGATACCGTCAAAAATGCGGAAGGTAAAAAAATAAGGCTTATGAAAGATGACGGCCATCATTATACGGTTTCAGGCGGAGAATATATTATGAATCCGTTTTTGGAGCTTATTTATAAGGATTGGGATGTAGAACCTTGTACTCC
- a CDS encoding MBOAT family protein, producing MFFPTISFALFFLSVFFLYWYIFRQEKERKILLTAASYFFYAMWDWRFCILLFVFTMINYFYGFLIDKEKNYAPRKAIVIIICILDILYLGFFKYLYGLLSYLNNFFPEMYSASPFLSHVRSWTLLLPVGISYYTFRCMSYVFDIYLCKIRHVKSFWDFLLYVSFFPQLSSGPIVQAEYFLKDLPRALNCDNEKGAKPIAFDRAILLLISGLYKKMIISNFLTILVTDKIFANPSFYNTWELIFGILCYTIIIYADFSGYSDMAIGIGLLLGFNTPANFNRPYISKSVTEFWRRWHISFSSWLRDYLYFGLGGSRFGLARALFALFFTMLIAGLWHGASWTFLIWGAMQGTMLCAERIFSEMKKNKTVSGDFLTGGISAEEKTGKKSFDFLKIIPVFIFINISWLVFFSSSLSELGLYIKSLGNIMQPFQIISPFILLVFFAGLFLQLPSESVRKKTFTIYSRFPMIVKAVMTVSFLAALYAVSTSGIPPFIYFAF from the coding sequence ATGTTTTTTCCGACGATTTCATTTGCCCTATTTTTTCTCTCGGTGTTTTTTTTATACTGGTATATTTTTAGGCAGGAAAAAGAACGGAAAATTCTTTTGACGGCTGCATCTTATTTTTTCTATGCGATGTGGGATTGGCGTTTTTGTATCCTGCTTTTTGTATTTACCATGATAAATTATTTTTACGGCTTTCTTATCGATAAAGAAAAAAATTACGCCCCCCGAAAAGCCATCGTTATCATTATTTGCATTCTCGATATTTTATATTTGGGATTTTTTAAGTATCTTTACGGTCTTCTGTCGTATCTTAATAATTTTTTCCCCGAAATGTATTCGGCCTCTCCTTTTTTAAGCCATGTGCGTTCTTGGACTCTCCTGCTTCCTGTTGGTATTTCTTATTATACATTCAGATGTATGAGCTATGTATTTGATATTTATCTATGTAAGATAAGGCATGTAAAATCTTTTTGGGATTTCTTGCTATATGTCTCGTTTTTTCCTCAGTTGTCATCAGGCCCCATTGTTCAGGCTGAATATTTTTTAAAAGACCTCCCTCGGGCTCTTAATTGCGACAATGAAAAAGGTGCAAAACCCATAGCCTTTGACCGTGCAATTTTACTTTTAATTTCGGGCCTTTATAAAAAAATGATAATTTCAAATTTTTTAACTATTCTTGTAACAGACAAAATTTTTGCAAATCCTTCATTTTATAATACATGGGAGCTTATTTTCGGAATACTATGTTATACGATAATTATCTATGCCGATTTTTCGGGATACAGCGATATGGCTATAGGTATAGGTCTTCTTTTAGGTTTTAATACGCCTGCAAATTTTAACAGGCCTTATATCTCAAAATCCGTTACCGAATTTTGGAGAAGGTGGCATATCAGTTTTTCTTCGTGGCTTCGTGATTACCTTTATTTCGGCTTAGGAGGATCCCGCTTCGGCCTTGCCAGAGCTCTCTTTGCTCTTTTTTTCACGATGCTGATTGCCGGCCTTTGGCATGGGGCTTCGTGGACCTTTTTAATTTGGGGAGCAATGCAGGGAACAATGCTTTGTGCCGAAAGAATTTTTTCTGAGATGAAAAAAAATAAAACCGTCTCCGGCGATTTTTTAACCGGCGGGATTTCAGCCGAAGAAAAAACCGGAAAAAAAAGTTTTGACTTTTTAAAAATTATACCGGTCTTTATATTTATAAACATCAGCTGGCTGGTATTTTTTTCGTCATCTCTTTCTGAGCTTGGTTTATATATAAAATCCTTAGGAAATATTATGCAGCCCTTTCAAATTATAAGCCCCTTTATCCTCTTAGTCTTTTTTGCCGGTCTTTTTTTACAGCTTCCTTCGGAAAGTGTAAGAAAAAAAACTTTTACAATATATAGCCGTTTCCCGATGATTGTTAAGGCCGTTATGACCGTGAGTTTTTTAGCCGCTCTTTATGCCGTTTCAACCTCGGGTATACCGCCTTTTATTTATTTTGCATTTTAG